A section of the Flaviflexus equikiangi genome encodes:
- a CDS encoding 3'-5' exonuclease gives MIDVETTGLTPWTERILEIAILTLTPDGETTGTWSTLVNPGRPVGATFIHGITDDSVADAPTFSEALPSLVDRLAGTIIVGHNVSFDLEFLNAEFKRSLYPVGIPRSAAVCTMDQSRIYLPPGRHSLAACVDRAGITISPTHRAIDDARCSAALLAHYLQAETAGRRCADEARDRDGRVVLPAEWKRAAGAARSLDWLEVADLSSL, from the coding sequence GTGATTGACGTTGAGACGACAGGTCTGACGCCGTGGACCGAGCGCATCCTCGAGATCGCTATCCTCACGCTCACCCCCGATGGTGAGACAACCGGAACGTGGTCGACTCTCGTCAATCCGGGAAGGCCCGTCGGCGCGACGTTCATCCACGGCATCACCGACGACTCGGTTGCGGACGCGCCGACGTTCTCCGAAGCCCTTCCATCGCTCGTCGACCGCCTGGCAGGGACGATCATTGTCGGACACAACGTGTCCTTCGACCTGGAGTTCCTCAACGCCGAGTTCAAACGCTCCCTCTACCCCGTCGGCATTCCCCGATCCGCGGCGGTGTGCACCATGGACCAGTCGCGGATCTATCTCCCTCCGGGCAGGCACTCTCTGGCGGCCTGCGTCGACCGCGCCGGGATCACGATCTCGCCCACCCATCGCGCGATCGACGACGCGAGGTGCTCGGCCGCCCTCCTCGCCCACTACCTCCAGGCGGAGACAGCGGGCCGACGGTGCGCGGATGAGGCGAGGGACCGTGATGGTCGAGTGGTCTTGCCTGCCGAATGGAAACGCGCCGCAGGTGCGGCGCGTTCACTGGATTGGCTCGAGGTCGCTGACCTCTCCTCCCTCTAG
- a CDS encoding DUF7455 domain-containing protein encodes MSTTVIDPVQLTASDRCDACGARAYVRVELESGSLLFCGHHANQHLDKLSSTAKHIHDERSLLSEESAS; translated from the coding sequence GTGAGTACTACAGTCATTGATCCAGTCCAGCTGACCGCCAGCGATCGCTGCGACGCATGCGGGGCCAGGGCATACGTCCGGGTCGAGCTCGAGTCAGGCTCCCTGCTTTTCTGCGGGCACCACGCGAACCAGCATCTCGACAAGCTTTCATCGACCGCGAAGCACATTCACGATGAGAGGTCCCTCCTGTCCGAGGAGAGCGCGAGCTAA
- a CDS encoding RNA polymerase sigma factor, with protein sequence MSEATTATTPSTDDKEDVGTSARRTTRKTAKKPATAATKKTGAAAKAAKPAAKRTTSKKAKPAAEDIAKPTSSDEIDSAASPDIEDVDIVVEDVVEVELVDDEDVDDDIEVADADDEDEDDAKSKDDDAATPRSLRHAEERPGQFVVKDSDSGDEPAQRIHVAGATADPVKDYLKQIGKVALLTAEEEVELARRIETGLYANYILTEVPEKIKDKAYERRLKWMVRDGQLAKNHLLEANLRLVVSLAKRYTGRGMLFLDLIQEGNLGLVRAVEKFDYTKGFKFSTYATWWIRQAITRAMADQARTIRIPVHMVEVINKLARVQRQMLQDLGHEPTTEQLAKELDMTEEKVIEVQKYGREPISLHTPLGEDGDSEFGDLIEDSEAVVPTDRVAHILLQEQIHQVLDTLSEREAGVITMRFGINDGQPKTLDEIGKKYGVTRERIRQIESKTMSKLRHPSRSQVLRDYLD encoded by the coding sequence GTGTCTGAAGCGACAACGGCAACCACCCCGTCCACCGACGATAAGGAGGATGTCGGCACCTCAGCGCGCCGTACCACCAGGAAGACCGCGAAAAAGCCTGCGACCGCAGCGACGAAGAAGACGGGCGCAGCGGCGAAGGCCGCAAAGCCCGCAGCGAAGCGGACAACCTCCAAGAAGGCGAAGCCGGCAGCGGAAGATATCGCCAAGCCGACGTCTTCCGACGAGATCGATTCCGCCGCAAGCCCCGATATCGAGGATGTCGACATCGTCGTGGAGGACGTTGTCGAGGTCGAACTCGTCGATGATGAGGACGTCGACGACGATATCGAGGTCGCCGATGCTGACGATGAGGACGAGGACGACGCCAAGTCGAAGGACGACGACGCCGCGACGCCTCGTAGCCTCCGTCACGCTGAGGAGCGTCCGGGCCAGTTCGTGGTGAAAGATTCCGACAGTGGGGATGAGCCGGCTCAGCGTATCCATGTTGCGGGTGCCACGGCGGACCCGGTCAAGGACTATCTCAAGCAGATCGGCAAGGTTGCTCTCCTCACGGCTGAGGAAGAGGTTGAGCTCGCTCGCCGCATCGAGACAGGCCTGTACGCGAACTATATCCTCACCGAGGTCCCTGAGAAGATCAAGGACAAGGCCTACGAGCGCAGGCTGAAATGGATGGTCCGCGACGGCCAGCTCGCCAAGAACCATCTCCTCGAGGCGAACCTTCGTCTCGTCGTGTCTCTCGCCAAGCGCTACACGGGTCGCGGCATGCTGTTCCTCGACCTGATCCAGGAGGGGAACCTGGGTCTTGTCCGTGCTGTCGAGAAGTTCGACTACACGAAGGGCTTCAAGTTCTCGACCTACGCGACGTGGTGGATTCGCCAGGCCATCACACGAGCGATGGCGGACCAGGCACGCACCATCCGCATCCCCGTCCATATGGTCGAGGTCATCAACAAGCTCGCCCGCGTCCAGCGTCAGATGCTCCAGGATCTCGGCCATGAGCCGACGACCGAGCAGCTCGCGAAAGAACTCGACATGACCGAGGAGAAGGTTATCGAGGTTCAGAAGTACGGCCGTGAGCCGATCTCCCTGCACACTCCGCTCGGAGAAGACGGAGACTCCGAGTTCGGCGATCTCATCGAAGACTCCGAAGCGGTCGTCCCGACTGACCGCGTCGCCCACATCCTGCTCCAGGAGCAGATCCACCAGGTCCTCGACACCCTCTCGGAGCGCGAGGCAGGCGTGATCACGATGCGCTTCGGCATCAACGATGGTCAGCCGAAGACACTCGACGAGATCGGCAAGAAATATGGCGTGACGCGTGAGCGGATTCGCCAGATCGAATCGAAGACCATGTCGAAGCTTCGCCACCCCTCCCGCTCCCAGGTCTTGCGGGACTACCTCGACTAG